One window of Sinorhizobium fredii NGR234 genomic DNA carries:
- a CDS encoding glutathione S-transferase family protein, translating to MLKLFYTPGSCSLASHIALEEAGAAYEAHRVDFSKAEQTKPEYLAINPKGRVPALATDRGTLTETPAILVYIAQTFPGARLAPIDDPFEFARLQSFLSYLCSTVHVAHAHGRRGARWADDPAAHEAMKAKVSKNMADCFAMIEGTMFAGPFVMGENYSIADPYLFTIASWLEGDGVDPAQFPKILGHRNRMTERPAVAKVLQVVRS from the coding sequence ATGCTGAAACTGTTTTATACGCCGGGGTCCTGCTCGCTCGCCTCGCATATCGCGCTGGAAGAGGCGGGGGCCGCCTATGAGGCGCATCGCGTCGACTTTTCAAAGGCCGAACAGACGAAGCCCGAATACCTCGCCATCAATCCGAAGGGCCGCGTGCCGGCTCTGGCGACGGACCGCGGCACGCTCACCGAAACGCCGGCCATTCTCGTCTATATCGCCCAGACATTTCCGGGTGCCCGACTCGCGCCGATTGACGATCCGTTCGAGTTCGCCCGGCTGCAGTCGTTCCTGAGCTATCTCTGCTCGACGGTACACGTCGCCCATGCGCATGGCCGGCGCGGTGCGCGCTGGGCGGACGATCCGGCCGCCCATGAGGCGATGAAGGCGAAGGTGTCGAAGAACATGGCCGATTGTTTCGCCATGATCGAGGGAACCATGTTTGCCGGTCCCTTCGTGATGGGCGAGAATTACTCGATTGCTGATCCCTATCTCTTCACGATCGCAAGCTGGCTCGAAGGCGACGGCGTCGATCCCGCACAGTTCCCGAAGATCCTCGGCCATCGCAACCGGATGACCGAGCGTCCGGCGGTCGCCAAGGTCTTGCAAGTCGTGCGGTCATAA
- a CDS encoding MmcQ/YjbR family DNA-binding protein, translating into MASRDVKQSLRLRLIDVTVPVQIRLWRMTAHPMVQEIETGFERVRCLAEAAGLPETTVGTSYGTPALLVKGKSFVRMKDAETLVVMCALEEKEMLMELDPSLFFETDHYKGWPAMLVRLAAIDDQALTQRLIAAWRQKAPKRLAASFDAASLP; encoded by the coding sequence ATGGCCTCGCGCGACGTCAAGCAAAGCTTGCGACTGCGCCTGATCGACGTCACAGTTCCGGTGCAAATCCGGCTTTGGCGAATGACGGCTCACCCGATGGTGCAGGAGATCGAAACAGGCTTTGAACGCGTCCGGTGTCTTGCCGAAGCGGCAGGACTGCCGGAAACGACCGTCGGCACGTCTTACGGCACGCCGGCGCTGCTCGTCAAAGGCAAGAGCTTCGTGCGCATGAAGGACGCCGAAACGCTCGTCGTCATGTGCGCGCTCGAAGAGAAGGAAATGCTGATGGAACTCGATCCGTCGCTCTTTTTCGAGACCGATCACTACAAGGGCTGGCCGGCAATGCTTGTCCGGCTCGCCGCCATCGACGATCAGGCGCTGACGCAGCGGCTGATCGCCGCCTGGCGGCAAAAGGCGCCGAAGCGGCTCGCCGCCAGCTTCGACGCCGCGAGCTTACCCTGA
- a CDS encoding asparaginase translates to MSNPVLVEVTRGNLVESRHRGTVIAVDGDGKTLFALGDTDGAVFPRSACKAMQALPLVESGAADAYGFGDKALALACSSHSGESEHVELATEMLSAAGRDVSALECGAHWSFYQKNLIAQARTLEKPSALHNNCSGKHAGFICACCHSGTAVEGYAGYDHPIQQEIRGIMESLTGGLLTRDNCGVDGCSIPTYAVPMKGLAHGFARMATGVGLAAERARASKRLIEACMAEPFYVAGTDRTCTRLMKAAPGRVFAKTGAEGVFCAVIPEKGIGIAVKCEDGTTRAAESMVAATLARFFAEDPEVKAALMAQANHSMSNWNGIHVGDVRVTEAFAS, encoded by the coding sequence ATGTCGAATCCCGTTCTGGTCGAGGTGACGCGCGGAAATCTGGTCGAAAGCCGCCACCGAGGCACTGTCATCGCGGTCGACGGCGATGGCAAGACGTTGTTCGCGCTCGGCGACACGGACGGTGCCGTATTCCCTCGTTCGGCCTGCAAAGCCATGCAGGCGCTGCCGCTGGTGGAAAGCGGCGCTGCGGATGCCTACGGCTTCGGGGACAAGGCGTTGGCGCTTGCCTGTTCTTCGCATTCCGGGGAATCGGAACATGTGGAACTCGCCACCGAAATGCTTTCCGCCGCCGGTCGCGACGTCAGCGCGCTCGAATGCGGCGCCCATTGGTCCTTCTACCAGAAGAACCTCATCGCCCAGGCGCGCACCTTGGAAAAGCCGAGCGCCCTGCACAACAATTGTTCCGGCAAACATGCCGGCTTTATCTGCGCCTGCTGCCATTCCGGCACCGCGGTCGAAGGCTATGCCGGCTACGATCACCCGATCCAGCAGGAGATCCGCGGCATCATGGAGAGCCTGACGGGGGGGCTTCTCACCCGTGACAACTGCGGTGTCGATGGCTGCTCGATCCCGACCTATGCCGTCCCGATGAAGGGCCTTGCCCATGGTTTCGCCCGCATGGCGACCGGCGTGGGTCTGGCGGCGGAGCGGGCGCGCGCCTCGAAGCGGCTGATCGAAGCCTGCATGGCCGAGCCCTTCTACGTTGCCGGCACCGATCGCACCTGCACGCGGCTGATGAAGGCGGCGCCGGGGCGCGTCTTCGCCAAGACCGGTGCCGAGGGCGTGTTCTGCGCGGTGATTCCGGAAAAGGGTATCGGCATCGCCGTCAAATGCGAGGACGGCACGACCCGCGCCGCCGAATCGATGGTCGCGGCGACGCTGGCGCGTTTCTTCGCGGAAGACCCGGAGGTCAAGGCGGCGCTGATGGCGCAGGCCAACCATTCGATGAGCAACTGGAACGGCATCCATGTCGGCGACGTCCGCGTCACGGAAGCCTTTGCCTCGTAG
- a CDS encoding alkylphosphonate utilization protein, whose translation MDVKDSNGAILKDGDNVTLIKDLKVKGTSTTLKRGTMVKGIRLTDNPDEVECRVEKVKGLVLRTEFLKKA comes from the coding sequence ATGGACGTCAAGGATTCGAACGGCGCCATCCTGAAGGATGGCGACAATGTCACGCTGATCAAGGACCTGAAGGTGAAGGGAACCTCGACCACGCTGAAGCGCGGCACGATGGTGAAAGGCATCCGCCTGACGGACAATCCGGACGAGGTCGAGTGCCGCGTCGAGAAGGTCAAGGGGCTGGTGCTGCGCACCGAATTTCTCAAGAAGGCCTGA
- a CDS encoding glutathione S-transferase family protein, whose translation MLTIYGVYRSRASRNYWLARELGIPFRSVPVIQARRLAEPLAADAPINTRTPSFLAVNPMGLIPAIEDDGLVLTESLANNLYLARKHGGPLAPADIAEEGQIGNWTMWAATEVEPHAVKIILAHDDGIENTPGGRDLIATCVRSLEKAFGRLETHLDGRDYLVGSRFTVADLNLAEVFRYTMSQAALFERHPRVKAWLALCQARPAFKAMMEERLKEPE comes from the coding sequence ATGCTGACTATTTATGGGGTGTATCGCTCGCGCGCATCGCGCAACTACTGGCTGGCCCGCGAACTCGGCATTCCCTTCAGATCGGTCCCGGTCATCCAGGCGCGGCGCCTCGCCGAGCCTCTGGCCGCAGATGCGCCAATCAACACACGCACACCGAGCTTCCTCGCCGTCAATCCGATGGGCCTCATTCCGGCGATCGAAGACGACGGACTGGTGTTGACCGAGTCGCTCGCCAACAATCTCTATCTCGCCCGCAAGCACGGCGGGCCGCTGGCCCCGGCCGACATTGCCGAGGAAGGGCAGATCGGCAACTGGACGATGTGGGCGGCGACCGAAGTCGAGCCGCATGCGGTGAAGATCATCCTCGCCCATGACGACGGTATCGAGAACACGCCTGGCGGCCGGGATTTGATCGCCACCTGTGTGCGGTCGCTCGAAAAAGCCTTCGGCCGGCTCGAGACGCATCTCGACGGCCGCGACTATCTCGTCGGCAGCCGCTTCACGGTTGCCGATCTGAACCTCGCAGAGGTATTCCGCTATACGATGAGCCAGGCCGCGCTCTTCGAACGGCACCCGCGCGTCAAGGCATGGCTGGCGCTCTGCCAAGCGAGGCCGGCCTTCAAGGCGATGATGGAAGAACGGCTGAAGGAGCCGGAATAG
- a CDS encoding organic hydroperoxide resistance protein — protein sequence MPILYRTTASATGGRAGQAKSADGVLDVNLTLPKELGGDGARGTNPEQLFAAGYSACFLGALKFVAGKEKVKLSEETKVTGTVGIGPRDDGTGFYIDAALEISSPGVDKAVLEDLVQKAHIVCPYSHATRGNVDVKLSVA from the coding sequence ATGCCCATTCTTTATCGTACCACCGCATCCGCCACCGGGGGCCGCGCCGGCCAAGCCAAGAGCGCCGACGGCGTTCTCGACGTGAACCTCACCCTGCCGAAGGAACTGGGCGGCGATGGGGCACGCGGCACCAATCCGGAACAGCTTTTTGCGGCCGGCTATTCCGCCTGCTTCCTCGGCGCCCTGAAGTTCGTCGCCGGCAAGGAGAAGGTAAAGCTTTCGGAAGAGACGAAGGTGACAGGCACGGTCGGCATCGGCCCGCGTGACGACGGCACGGGTTTCTACATCGATGCGGCGCTTGAGATCTCTTCGCCCGGCGTCGACAAGGCCGTGCTCGAGGATCTGGTGCAGAAGGCGCATATCGTTTGCCCCTACAGCCATGCGACCCGGGGCAATGTCGACGTGAAACTGTCGGTGGCCTGA
- a CDS encoding LysR substrate-binding domain-containing protein, with protein MREINTVHLNGLRAVETAGRLGSLAAAAEELGVTPGAVSQQIAKTEAQLGRTLFERSPRGLVPTDAGRLLLVRLSSAFAELAEAVAEARRRDESVLTVSVAPVFAARWLVYRLNRFADRHPEVRLRIDATTKLVNLDTSDVDLAIRVGAGHWPGVLAELLLEQEVFPVCSPALAAGLRDPADILKLPAVIDEHAMFSWEVWLKTAGLSGAEMTVRHTFNDASLALDAAIAGQGVMLAWQTLAGYAVTKGSLLAPFGIRAKTGFGHYFVTSASRREGKAALAFKRWVREEVEEGMRQLFAIPAPSAVLPSSP; from the coding sequence ATGAGAGAGATCAACACGGTCCATCTGAACGGGTTGCGCGCCGTCGAGACGGCCGGGCGGCTGGGTTCGCTTGCGGCCGCGGCGGAAGAACTCGGCGTGACGCCCGGTGCCGTTAGCCAGCAGATTGCCAAGACCGAGGCGCAGCTGGGTCGGACACTCTTCGAGCGCTCGCCACGGGGGCTGGTGCCGACGGATGCGGGCCGCTTGCTTTTGGTGCGGCTCTCAAGCGCCTTTGCGGAGCTTGCCGAAGCGGTCGCCGAGGCCCGACGTCGCGACGAATCGGTGCTGACGGTTTCGGTGGCGCCGGTATTTGCGGCGCGCTGGCTGGTCTATCGGCTCAATCGTTTTGCCGACCGCCATCCGGAAGTCCGGCTGAGAATCGATGCGACCACGAAGCTCGTCAATCTCGATACGTCCGATGTCGATCTCGCCATTCGCGTCGGCGCGGGGCATTGGCCGGGCGTGCTGGCCGAACTGCTGTTGGAGCAGGAGGTCTTTCCCGTCTGCTCGCCGGCCCTGGCCGCAGGGCTGCGCGATCCGGCGGACATCCTGAAGCTGCCGGCCGTCATCGACGAGCACGCCATGTTCTCCTGGGAAGTGTGGCTGAAGACGGCCGGCCTTTCCGGCGCCGAGATGACCGTGCGCCACACTTTCAACGATGCGTCGCTGGCGCTCGATGCGGCCATTGCCGGCCAAGGAGTCATGCTCGCCTGGCAGACGCTTGCCGGTTATGCCGTGACGAAGGGCAGCCTCCTGGCGCCTTTCGGCATCCGCGCCAAGACCGGCTTCGGCCACTATTTCGTAACCTCCGCCTCGAGGCGCGAAGGCAAGGCGGCGCTCGCCTTCAAGCGATGGGTGCGCGAGGAGGTGGAGGAGGGGATGCGGCAGCTCTTTGCTATTCCGGCTCCTTCAGCCGTTCTTCCATCATCGCCTTGA
- a CDS encoding NAD(P)H-quinone oxidoreductase, translated as MTIPTEMTYVDLPSPGGAENMVLARGPLPELKAGEILIRVEAFGVNRPDVLQRKGDYPPPPGASPVLGLEVAGEVADLGDGAAGFAVGDKVCALANGGGYAEFCAVPATQALAWPKGYDAVKAAALPETFFTVWANVFDMAGLKAGETILVHGGSSGIGTTAIQLARALGAEVFATAGSAAKCTACETLGAKHAINYREEDFKAAVLEATGGRGVDVILDMVGGRYFGRNLASLAKDGRLSIIGFLGGARVEDASIVAILTKRLHVMGSALRPRTTGEKQAIRDGLVARVWPLLEAGDVAPVIHAVLPLEEISDAHRLMEEGDHIGKIVIRIAGD; from the coding sequence ATGACCATTCCGACCGAAATGACCTATGTCGACCTGCCGAGCCCGGGTGGCGCGGAAAACATGGTTTTGGCGCGGGGGCCGCTGCCGGAACTCAAGGCTGGCGAGATCCTGATCCGCGTCGAGGCCTTCGGTGTCAACCGGCCGGACGTCCTGCAGCGCAAGGGAGACTATCCGCCGCCGCCCGGCGCGAGCCCCGTTCTCGGCCTGGAAGTCGCCGGCGAGGTGGCCGACCTCGGCGACGGGGCAGCGGGTTTCGCGGTGGGCGACAAGGTCTGCGCGCTTGCCAATGGCGGCGGCTATGCCGAATTTTGCGCGGTGCCGGCGACGCAGGCGCTTGCCTGGCCGAAGGGCTATGACGCGGTCAAGGCCGCGGCGCTGCCGGAGACCTTCTTCACGGTGTGGGCTAATGTCTTTGACATGGCCGGCCTGAAGGCCGGCGAGACCATCCTCGTTCATGGCGGTTCGAGCGGCATCGGCACGACGGCGATCCAGCTCGCCAGGGCCCTTGGCGCCGAGGTCTTCGCGACGGCCGGCAGTGCCGCGAAGTGTACCGCCTGCGAGACGCTCGGAGCGAAGCACGCGATCAATTACCGCGAGGAGGACTTCAAGGCCGCCGTCCTCGAAGCGACCGGAGGCCGCGGCGTCGATGTCATCCTCGACATGGTCGGTGGGCGGTATTTCGGCCGCAACCTCGCTTCGCTCGCCAAGGACGGGCGCCTGTCGATCATCGGTTTTCTCGGTGGCGCGCGCGTCGAGGACGCCAGTATCGTTGCGATCCTGACGAAGCGGCTGCATGTCATGGGATCCGCCTTAAGACCGCGGACGACGGGGGAAAAGCAGGCGATCCGCGACGGACTTGTTGCACGGGTCTGGCCGCTTCTGGAGGCGGGCGACGTGGCGCCGGTCATTCATGCCGTCTTGCCCCTTGAAGAGATTTCGGATGCCCACCGCCTGATGGAAGAGGGCGACCACATCGGCAAAATCGTGATCAGGATCGCCGGGGATTAG
- a CDS encoding DUF3750 domain-containing protein gives MKILRRLLLVFAVIYLLPALASAGLWYLKERPQSWRDADWSSAGMLPEPSASPEAAIYVLSATTGGMKGAVASHAWIVTKDEGASGYNRYEKVGWGRPIRKNAYQADGRWYSNAPRIVTAATGEEAKRLIPKVEQAIAAYPYSSPGAYRLWPGPNSNTFVAYVLRAVPELDAVLPPDAVGRDYLPEGKLFQIDADGRDLHATLYGVAGISAGWRSGLELHFMGLVAGIDIARPGIKIPAIGRLGI, from the coding sequence ATGAAAATCCTCCGCAGGCTGCTCCTCGTCTTCGCCGTCATCTACCTGCTTCCGGCGCTTGCCTCGGCAGGGCTCTGGTACTTGAAGGAGCGGCCGCAGAGCTGGCGTGACGCGGACTGGTCATCGGCCGGCATGCTTCCCGAGCCCTCCGCCAGTCCCGAGGCGGCCATTTACGTCTTGTCGGCAACGACCGGCGGCATGAAGGGCGCCGTGGCGAGCCACGCATGGATCGTCACGAAGGACGAAGGCGCATCCGGCTACAACCGATACGAAAAGGTCGGATGGGGCCGGCCGATCCGCAAGAACGCCTATCAGGCAGATGGCCGTTGGTATTCGAACGCGCCTCGCATCGTCACCGCCGCCACAGGCGAAGAAGCGAAGCGGCTGATCCCGAAAGTCGAGCAGGCGATCGCTGCCTATCCCTATTCGTCGCCCGGCGCCTACCGGCTCTGGCCCGGACCGAACTCCAACACCTTCGTCGCGTATGTGCTGCGCGCGGTGCCCGAACTCGACGCCGTGCTGCCGCCGGATGCGGTCGGGCGCGACTATCTGCCGGAAGGCAAACTGTTCCAGATCGATGCGGACGGCCGCGACCTGCATGCGACGCTCTATGGCGTGGCCGGCATTTCGGCCGGCTGGCGCAGCGGCCTGGAACTGCATTTCATGGGGCTGGTGGCCGGGATCGATATTGCCAGACCGGGCATCAAGATACCGGCGATCGGCCGGCTCGGAATCTGA
- a CDS encoding DUF4198 domain-containing protein has translation MKTLASLLAAAGLVLATAAPALSHGAWVDERWGELAVIYGHGAGDDGYDPAKVVKATAIAADGSELPLKMQPAANYMRLEPNGEPALIALEFDNGYWSEGADGKWLNKPKNEVPGARRATRTIKNSIALIHAHDTLPALPPQPLQIVPLDNPIGLKPGETYRIRVLFEGKPLEGKQVVLDYVGLPELVSAKTDAKGEAEVTLRNAGLNVLAVSHDVPLDGSSAADETGYTATLTFVAEPHVDE, from the coding sequence ATGAAGACTCTTGCCTCCCTCCTGGCGGCCGCCGGCTTGGTGCTGGCGACGGCGGCGCCGGCCCTTTCGCACGGCGCCTGGGTAGACGAACGTTGGGGCGAACTCGCGGTCATTTATGGCCACGGCGCCGGAGACGACGGATACGACCCTGCGAAGGTCGTCAAAGCCACGGCAATCGCTGCAGACGGCAGCGAGTTGCCGCTGAAAATGCAACCGGCGGCAAACTATATGCGACTGGAGCCCAATGGCGAACCGGCATTGATCGCGCTGGAATTCGACAACGGCTATTGGAGCGAAGGCGCCGACGGGAAATGGCTGAACAAGCCGAAGAACGAGGTGCCCGGCGCCCGCCGTGCGACCCGTACGATCAAGAACAGCATCGCTCTCATCCATGCCCACGACACGCTGCCTGCCTTGCCGCCGCAGCCGCTGCAGATCGTTCCGCTCGACAATCCGATCGGCCTGAAGCCGGGCGAGACGTACCGCATTCGGGTGCTCTTCGAAGGCAAGCCGCTCGAAGGCAAGCAAGTCGTGCTCGACTATGTCGGCCTGCCGGAACTCGTCTCGGCGAAGACCGACGCAAAGGGCGAAGCGGAGGTGACGCTGCGCAATGCCGGGCTGAACGTCTTGGCGGTCAGCCACGACGTGCCGCTCGACGGCAGCAGCGCCGCCGACGAGACCGGTTACACGGCGACGCTGACCTTCGTCGCCGAACCGCACGTGGATGAATGA
- a CDS encoding GGDEF domain-containing protein: protein MPAAPAEILSLRRFGDDQIVTLAKLVIENAFQPIVEATTGAVFGYESLVRGFERLGFASPLELLDKAEGAGQLLALEHLINSRAVAAFATLPDYAARTLFLNFDSRLVGGEGDIVERLVNHLKRANIAPSALCFELSERFDGGKMPDFSALVRQLRLAGFKLAIDDFGAGFNGLKLLCDQPVDYVKIDRHFISGIERDSRKRHLVRHAVNMAHVLGTRVIAEGVETEAEFLVCRDLGCDLMQGYFIARPTTHLNELQTAYPHLEPGGVRRLSSTLDSILIRKEIEQLPTVRESDDLDSVFDLFRRNPRQAFFPVLNANGEPRGILHEYHVKEMIYHPFGRDLLKNRIYQRRISHFVTPAPIADLDTPADEMLKIFAGMDGSDCVILTENMRYAGILSASSLLKIINEKQLKRAQEQNPLTGLPGNRAIRDYVQHAVLDGDETRYFCYCDFDDFKPFNDTYGFQKGDLAITLFAALLRRHFIGEEKFLGHVGGDDFFVGVGGLAEAELRAQLTRLIDDFRSGVRQLYSPEHQAAGRISGYGRDGGAKDFPLMRCSIAVLALPEGFILSDGQTVSKRIAEIKARAKASETGLVLELIARE from the coding sequence ATGCCTGCCGCCCCTGCAGAAATTCTGTCGCTTCGCCGCTTCGGCGACGACCAGATCGTCACGCTCGCCAAGCTCGTCATAGAAAACGCCTTCCAGCCGATCGTCGAAGCGACCACCGGCGCGGTGTTTGGTTATGAGTCACTGGTGCGCGGCTTCGAGCGCCTGGGCTTCGCCTCGCCGCTCGAACTGCTCGACAAGGCGGAGGGCGCTGGGCAATTGCTGGCCCTCGAGCATCTGATCAACAGCCGCGCCGTCGCCGCCTTCGCGACGCTCCCGGATTATGCCGCACGGACGCTCTTCCTGAATTTCGATTCGCGGCTGGTCGGCGGCGAGGGGGACATCGTCGAGCGGCTCGTCAACCATCTGAAGCGTGCCAATATCGCCCCCTCGGCGCTCTGCTTCGAGCTCTCGGAGCGCTTCGACGGCGGCAAGATGCCCGACTTCTCGGCGCTGGTCCGGCAATTGCGGCTTGCCGGCTTCAAGCTGGCGATCGACGATTTCGGCGCCGGCTTCAATGGGCTGAAGCTCTTGTGCGACCAGCCGGTCGACTATGTGAAGATCGACAGGCATTTCATTTCCGGCATCGAGCGGGATTCCCGCAAGCGCCATCTCGTGCGTCATGCCGTCAACATGGCGCATGTCCTCGGCACACGGGTCATTGCCGAAGGCGTCGAGACGGAGGCGGAGTTTCTCGTCTGTCGCGATCTCGGCTGCGACCTGATGCAGGGCTATTTCATCGCTCGCCCGACGACGCACTTGAATGAACTGCAGACCGCCTATCCGCATCTCGAGCCGGGCGGCGTCCGGCGGCTTTCGTCGACGCTGGACAGCATCCTGATCCGCAAGGAGATCGAACAACTGCCAACGGTCAGGGAAAGCGACGACCTCGATTCCGTTTTCGACCTTTTCCGGCGCAATCCGCGCCAGGCGTTCTTTCCGGTGCTGAATGCCAATGGCGAGCCGCGCGGCATCCTGCACGAGTACCATGTGAAGGAGATGATCTATCATCCCTTCGGTCGCGATCTCCTGAAGAACCGCATCTATCAGCGTCGCATCTCGCACTTCGTCACGCCTGCACCGATCGCCGATCTCGACACGCCGGCCGATGAGATGCTGAAGATCTTCGCCGGCATGGACGGCAGCGATTGCGTCATCCTGACGGAGAACATGCGCTATGCCGGCATTCTCTCGGCCTCGTCGCTCCTGAAGATCATCAACGAGAAACAATTGAAACGGGCGCAGGAGCAGAACCCGCTGACCGGCCTTCCGGGCAATCGGGCGATCCGCGACTACGTCCAGCACGCCGTTCTCGACGGCGATGAAACGCGTTATTTCTGCTATTGCGATTTTGATGACTTCAAGCCCTTCAACGACACCTACGGCTTCCAGAAGGGCGACCTGGCGATTACCCTGTTCGCCGCGCTGCTGCGGCGCCATTTCATCGGCGAGGAGAAGTTCCTGGGCCATGTCGGCGGCGACGACTTCTTCGTCGGCGTCGGCGGCCTCGCCGAAGCGGAACTTCGCGCCCAGCTGACACGCCTTATCGATGATTTTCGCTCTGGCGTCCGCCAGCTCTACTCGCCGGAGCACCAGGCAGCGGGACGGATCAGCGGCTATGGTCGTGATGGCGGCGCGAAGGACTTCCCGCTGATGCGCTGTTCCATCGCGGTCCTGGCGCTTCCGGAGGGCTTCATCCTTTCCGACGGCCAGACGGTGAGCAAGCGGATCGCGGAGATAAAGGCGCGCGCCAAGGCTAGCGAGACCGGGTTGGTCCTGGAGTTGATCGCTCGGGAATGA
- a CDS encoding MarR family winged helix-turn-helix transcriptional regulator, whose product MTTKVAKSEDVFPDEALALGQQLCFAVYSATHAFNRAYKPLLDRFGLTYPQYLVLLSLWQRDGMTVKRIGEELGLDSGTLSPLLKRLEAAGYVGRMRDPADERQVIVSLTENGRRLKIEAFKILAEIGKATGCSLEEVGELREALHRLAERLADSQAEGSGAD is encoded by the coding sequence ATGACAACCAAGGTGGCGAAGTCCGAAGACGTATTTCCCGACGAGGCGCTGGCCCTCGGCCAGCAACTTTGCTTTGCCGTCTATTCCGCCACGCATGCCTTCAACCGGGCCTACAAGCCGCTCCTCGACCGCTTCGGGCTCACCTATCCGCAATACCTCGTGCTGCTTTCGCTCTGGCAACGGGATGGCATGACGGTGAAGCGGATCGGCGAGGAACTGGGTCTCGATTCCGGCACACTCTCTCCCCTGCTCAAGAGGCTGGAGGCGGCGGGTTATGTCGGGCGCATGCGCGACCCGGCTGATGAAAGGCAGGTCATCGTCAGCCTCACGGAGAACGGCCGGCGCCTGAAGATCGAAGCTTTCAAGATTCTTGCGGAGATCGGCAAGGCGACGGGCTGCAGCCTCGAGGAAGTCGGAGAACTGCGCGAGGCGCTGCATCGGCTGGCCGAGCGCCTCGCCGACAGTCAGGCCGAGGGCTCGGGAGCCGATTGA
- a CDS encoding L,D-transpeptidase family protein produces MSSLPVFSRRQFLRASGLAIASAGLAGCTSSMNTDRFRQETMPVYRNPEFENRWADPGMLEEPLTGLPPQDAYFADVYAEREDGGFLIPAVPYRQIDPRFYRQEVSDPFGEAPGTIVVDTADRYLYLIGSGGSATRYGVGLGREGFAWSGRGVIQWKQKWPKWTPPDSMIARQPVLAKYSADNGGMPPGLDNPLGSRALYIFQNGQDTLYRVHGTPEWQSIGKAVSSGCVRMINQDVIDLYARVRGKAPILVI; encoded by the coding sequence ATGTCATCGCTGCCTGTCTTTTCCCGCCGCCAGTTTCTCCGCGCATCCGGACTCGCAATCGCTTCCGCCGGGCTTGCGGGCTGCACGTCGTCGATGAACACCGACCGGTTTCGCCAGGAAACGATGCCGGTATACCGCAATCCGGAGTTCGAAAACCGTTGGGCCGACCCGGGGATGCTCGAAGAGCCGCTGACCGGGCTGCCGCCGCAGGACGCCTATTTCGCCGATGTCTATGCGGAAAGGGAGGATGGCGGCTTTCTGATACCGGCGGTGCCCTATCGCCAGATCGATCCGCGCTTCTATCGTCAGGAGGTCAGTGATCCTTTCGGCGAGGCGCCCGGCACGATCGTCGTCGATACGGCCGATCGCTACCTCTATCTGATCGGATCCGGCGGCAGCGCCACGCGCTATGGCGTGGGCCTTGGCCGCGAAGGTTTCGCCTGGTCTGGGCGCGGCGTCATCCAGTGGAAGCAGAAGTGGCCGAAGTGGACGCCGCCGGATTCGATGATCGCCCGCCAGCCGGTGCTGGCCAAATATTCGGCCGACAACGGCGGCATGCCGCCGGGCCTCGACAATCCGCTCGGCTCGCGGGCGCTCTATATCTTCCAGAACGGCCAGGACACGCTCTATCGCGTCCACGGAACGCCGGAATGGCAGTCGATCGGCAAGGCCGTCTCGTCCGGTTGCGTCCGGATGATCAACCAGGACGTCATCGATCTCTATGCCCGCGTGCGCGGCAAGGCGCCGATACTCGTCATCTGA